The stretch of DNA AGGAGGGCCGCCCCATCCGGACGGGTGAGCGCCGCCTGACCGACGATGACCAGCGGACGCTCGGCGCCCTTCAGCGCCTCGGCGAAGCTGTGACGACCGGAGGCGATCTCGGCCAGGGTCTCGGGGCCGGCACCGAGATAGGTGTGGGGATAGGTCAGGTCCGCATCCTCGCCGATCACGCCGATCTGGATCGGCGACATCCGCCAGCGCTTGCGGATGCGGGCGTTGAGGAGCGAGGCCTCGGTGCGCGGGTTGGCGCCGACGATCAGGATGGCGTCCGCCTGCTCGATGCCGGCGATGCCGGGACCGAAGGTGTAGGCGGCCCGGCCCCAGGCCGGATCGATCATCGCGCCGTCCTGGCGGCAATCGAGGTTCTGGACCTTGAGCGCGCCCATCAGGGTCTTGAGCGCGAAGATCTCCTCCACGCCGGCGAGGTCACCCACGATCGCGCCGACGCGCTTCGGATCGGCGCCCTTCAGCTTCGCGGCAATCGCCCCGAAGGCCTCGGCCCAGGAGGCCGGGCGCAGGCGGCCGTTCTCGCGCAGGTACGGCCGGTCGAGGCGCTGGAGGCGCAGGCCGTCGACGACGTGGCGGGTCTTGTCGGAGATCCACTCCTCGTTGATCGCCTCGTTCACCCGCGGCTCGATCTGCATCACCTCGCGGCCGCGGGTGTCGACGCGGATCGCCGAGCCGACCGCATCCATCACGTCGACGGATTCGGTCTTGTTCAGCTCCCAGGGGCGGACGTTGTAGGATTGCGGCTTGTGGACCAGCGCGCCGACCGGGCACAGGTCGGCGACGTTGCCCTGCAGCTCCGATTCCATCGCGCGCTCGAGGTAGGAAGTGATCTCCATGTCCTCGCCGCGGCCGATGGCGCCGAGATCCGGCACGCCGGCGACTTCCGCCAGGAAGCGGACGCAGCGGGTGCAGTGGATGCAGCGGTTCATCGCGGTCCGCACCAGCGGGCCGATATACTTCTCCTCGACGGCGCGCTTGTTCTCGCCGTAGCGGGTCGAGTCGACGCCGTAGGCCATCGCCTGGTCCTGCAGGTCGCAATGGCCGCCCTGGTCGCAGATCGGGCAATCGAGCGGGTGGTTGATGAGGAGGAACTCCATCACCCCCTCGCGGGCCTTCTTGGTCAGGGCCGACTTGGTCGACACCGCCGGCGGCTCGCCGTTCGGGCCCGGGCGGCAATCGCGCACGGCCCAGGCGCAGGAGGCGACGGGCTTGGGCGCGCCCTTCAGCTCGACCAGGCACATGCGGCAATTGCCGGCGATCGACAGGCGCTCGTGGAAGCAGAAGCGCGGGATCTCGGCGCCCGCGACCTCGCAGGCCTGGAGCAGGGTGTAGTCCGGCGGGACATCGACCTCGATGCCGTCGACGAGGATC from Methylobacterium aquaticum encodes:
- the nuoG gene encoding NADH-quinone oxidoreductase subunit NuoG; protein product: MTKILVDGIEVDVPPDYTLLQACEVAGAEIPRFCFHERLSIAGNCRMCLVELKGAPKPVASCAWAVRDCRPGPNGEPPAVSTKSALTKKAREGVMEFLLINHPLDCPICDQGGHCDLQDQAMAYGVDSTRYGENKRAVEEKYIGPLVRTAMNRCIHCTRCVRFLAEVAGVPDLGAIGRGEDMEITSYLERAMESELQGNVADLCPVGALVHKPQSYNVRPWELNKTESVDVMDAVGSAIRVDTRGREVMQIEPRVNEAINEEWISDKTRHVVDGLRLQRLDRPYLRENGRLRPASWAEAFGAIAAKLKGADPKRVGAIVGDLAGVEEIFALKTLMGALKVQNLDCRQDGAMIDPAWGRAAYTFGPGIAGIEQADAILIVGANPRTEASLLNARIRKRWRMSPIQIGVIGEDADLTYPHTYLGAGPETLAEIASGRHSFAEALKGAERPLVIVGQAALTRPDGAALLAAVAKLVQGLGAKAEGWNGLGVLQNAAARVGAFDLGFVPGEGGLTFAEMVQGGALDVLFNLGADEVEVGPGAFVVYQGTHGDKGAHRADVILPGAAYTEKSATYVNLEGRVQLANRAAFPPGDAREDWAILRALSDVLGQRLPFDSLTALRKALYTAHPHFAGIDQVAPSDGVAVLTTLAGLSGEPGREPFRPAVADFYLTNPIARASRVLAECSGLARGRALEAAE